Proteins found in one Brachyspira murdochii DSM 12563 genomic segment:
- the dprA gene encoding DNA-processing protein DprA gives MSTDNNDIKTYLIALNQIDKVGDKRISELINHYESVENIFEDKEENIKDLLKKKFKSQIGNFYKNEILDKANEIVNKSRDYGIGILSLFDEEYPFNLKQIDNPPYILYYKGDLKKLRRNAIAIVGTREPANESRKYSFELASKLSSLNITVVSGMAKGVDREAHLGAISSLVNTAAVLGNGIDTVYPSENLKIYNKLIEKGIIVSEFEIGRKPDRMNFPRRNRIISGLSYAVVMVEAASKSGALITVDYALNQGRDVYIAPYDEKNNAYFGNHKLYKDGAKIAYGVQDILEDFDSIFSNDDDYLKMKLKYFEGGDISNKSKEKNKKEENREKKENKKYKEQTAEINKKHDKKNDNKIKEKNNELISNLNNEETSLYNIIKKSDKIHIDDIVEESNIKVHTAASVLMQLEIKGIIKQLSGKYYTIEK, from the coding sequence TTGAGTACAGATAATAATGATATCAAAACATATTTGATTGCCTTAAATCAAATTGATAAAGTAGGAGATAAAAGAATATCTGAGCTTATTAACCATTATGAATCTGTAGAAAATATTTTTGAAGATAAAGAAGAAAATATAAAAGATTTGCTTAAAAAGAAATTCAAATCTCAAATAGGAAATTTTTATAAAAATGAAATATTAGATAAAGCAAATGAAATAGTAAATAAATCAAGAGATTACGGGATAGGGATATTAAGTTTATTTGATGAAGAATATCCTTTTAACTTAAAACAAATAGATAATCCTCCTTATATACTTTATTACAAAGGAGATTTAAAAAAGTTAAGAAGAAATGCTATTGCAATAGTAGGAACAAGGGAGCCTGCTAATGAAAGCCGCAAATATTCCTTTGAGCTTGCAAGTAAATTATCTTCTTTAAATATTACTGTAGTATCCGGAATGGCTAAGGGGGTAGACAGAGAGGCACATCTTGGAGCGATATCATCTCTTGTTAATACTGCTGCTGTTTTGGGAAACGGAATAGACACTGTTTATCCTTCTGAAAACTTAAAAATATATAATAAATTAATAGAAAAAGGCATAATAGTAAGCGAGTTTGAAATAGGAAGAAAACCAGATAGAATGAATTTCCCTAGAAGAAACAGAATTATATCAGGGCTTTCATATGCTGTTGTTATGGTTGAAGCAGCAAGCAAGTCTGGTGCTTTGATTACAGTTGATTATGCTCTTAATCAGGGAAGAGATGTTTATATAGCTCCTTATGATGAGAAAAATAATGCTTATTTCGGAAATCATAAATTATATAAAGATGGTGCTAAAATAGCATATGGAGTACAGGATATATTAGAAGATTTTGATTCTATATTTTCAAACGATGATGATTATTTGAAAATGAAATTAAAATATTTTGAAGGCGGAGATATAAGTAATAAATCCAAAGAAAAAAATAAAAAAGAAGAAAATAGAGAGAAAAAAGAAAATAAAAAATATAAAGAACAAACTGCAGAAATTAATAAAAAACATGACAAAAAAAATGATAATAAAATTAAAGAAAAAAATAATGAACTTATCAGTAATTTGAATAATGAAGAAACTTCGCTTTACAATATAATAAAAAAATCGGATAAAATACATATAGATGATATAGTAGAAGAGAGTAATATAAAAGTGCATACAGCAGCATCAGTTTTAATGCAGCTTGAAATTAAGGGTATTATAAAACAGTTATCTGGAAAATATTATACTATAGAAAAATAA
- a CDS encoding UvrD-helicase domain-containing protein, producing MEFALNKQQEDIINCFFDNGICFVNASAGTGKTSTITELYIKLLENREKVSSIVVITFTKAAANEMLLRIRLKVRNKISFVNTAKEKDYWQKVYKDILTNAKISTIDSFANSIAMENALSLAMPPNASILEDNSDIKETLKDEILNVLNEVSYSETIRTIYRIYTEESKDDFADKILSFLLKIKPRLKTIDEFEKRALSVLNIEGDYKKLHNEISFLSSSLINDDGSENNTIKQFKVLISNTIDAINKLSNFEDIKNIKENDLEHLINSFSGVINQKNSCGSKNAAFRDGVKSLKEIYPKLFHYIDIERNKEKYITVIRFIKDTYIHFEEVKKDIGVYSYEDIMYKAIEALEDNDISKRIRDNISTLILDEAQDTSYLQFSFINLIVFGKKDITPNDKNQKKLMIVGDKKQSIYRFRNANFRAFIEAKNNFNNYVKYLKNNYRSNSMLIEFFNDFFENIVFKNDDIDYIEEDNLQYSKESKDKSVSLLILNRNIENENIDLNIEKRTELESYSIAKYIKKYYNNNYKNVVILLQTFKRLNVYLKALSDFQIPYYIDGGNGFYEREEIVLIKTFLEYLILRDHAKLPSLLRSELFDIDINNLSDFLFSLFINGLDINDYFPKNINNEDNYKKISEIASSKSYYAQLKEAKELLNSIESKVSMMNASDIIETICIDTNFYNYLMTMEDAELSYANIEKLKKIADEFENQTGNNVYDFVLNLQNAGGNEAYSSIPKLSVDAVKIMTIHKSKGLEFENVFLAGMGHYMSPKYKDFDFIEDYPFIRLPVYEKNKYYTLDFSFFDKSYNAESEEAEKKRLLYVALTRASNNLILSGEHSRGNSYMSYINNYISYDAKKHHTDIKSEENDDFVIENSLTNKFINSYLYGIAFEPKDIVNNTEADIEDMVKKMESIKENKNELKAKTISNIMPSLRNKYDNHYSDFDISSLLDRKILELENYINNDEEDYDDENVLFISFKDLGIIIHKMLEHFDYNKYLKEKDLYLEKVKTFVLKSNIQYNQKQLSDSLDTAFKKLFENEHINNILKGDEEIVSREHTFQDYDGEYRTTGKIDIITKNKNGEYFILDYKVSKFSEESINFYKPQLESYKYMFQKSFNIDESKINTGIIFLK from the coding sequence ATGGAATTTGCATTAAATAAACAGCAAGAGGATATAATAAACTGTTTTTTTGACAATGGAATATGTTTTGTTAATGCCTCAGCAGGTACTGGTAAAACAAGCACTATAACAGAATTATATATAAAATTGCTAGAAAATAGAGAAAAAGTATCTTCTATAGTTGTTATTACATTCACTAAAGCAGCAGCCAATGAAATGCTTCTTAGAATAAGGCTTAAAGTAAGAAATAAAATATCATTTGTAAATACAGCAAAAGAAAAAGACTACTGGCAGAAAGTCTATAAAGATATACTTACAAATGCTAAAATATCCACTATAGATTCATTTGCTAATTCTATAGCTATGGAAAATGCATTGTCTCTTGCTATGCCTCCTAATGCTTCGATTTTAGAAGATAATTCTGATATAAAAGAAACATTAAAAGATGAAATACTTAATGTACTTAATGAGGTTAGCTATAGCGAAACAATACGCACAATATACAGAATATATACAGAAGAGTCTAAAGATGATTTTGCTGATAAAATATTGAGTTTTCTTTTAAAAATAAAACCTAGACTTAAAACTATAGATGAATTTGAAAAAAGAGCATTGTCTGTTTTGAATATAGAAGGAGATTATAAAAAACTTCATAATGAAATATCTTTTTTAAGCAGTTCTTTAATCAATGATGACGGAAGCGAAAATAATACTATAAAACAATTTAAAGTATTAATATCAAATACAATAGATGCTATAAATAAATTATCAAATTTTGAAGATATAAAAAATATTAAAGAAAATGATCTTGAACATTTAATAAATTCTTTTAGCGGGGTAATTAATCAAAAAAATTCATGCGGAAGTAAGAATGCAGCATTTAGAGATGGTGTTAAGTCTTTAAAAGAAATATACCCCAAACTTTTTCATTATATAGATATAGAAAGAAATAAGGAAAAGTATATAACTGTAATAAGATTTATAAAAGATACATATATACATTTTGAGGAAGTAAAAAAAGATATCGGAGTATATTCATATGAAGATATAATGTATAAAGCTATAGAGGCACTAGAAGATAATGATATATCAAAGCGAATAAGAGATAATATTTCTACTTTGATACTAGATGAAGCACAGGATACAAGCTATCTTCAGTTTTCTTTTATAAATTTGATAGTATTTGGAAAGAAAGATATCACTCCTAATGATAAAAATCAAAAAAAATTAATGATAGTAGGAGATAAAAAGCAGTCTATATATAGGTTTAGAAATGCTAATTTTAGAGCGTTCATTGAAGCTAAAAATAATTTTAATAACTATGTAAAATATTTAAAAAATAATTATAGAAGCAATTCTATGTTAATAGAGTTTTTTAATGATTTTTTTGAGAACATAGTATTTAAAAATGATGATATAGATTATATAGAAGAGGATAATCTTCAGTATAGTAAAGAATCTAAAGATAAATCAGTATCTCTTCTTATATTAAACAGAAATATAGAAAATGAAAATATAGATTTAAATATAGAAAAAAGAACAGAATTAGAATCCTATTCAATAGCAAAATACATAAAAAAATATTATAACAATAACTATAAAAATGTAGTAATACTTCTTCAAACATTTAAAAGATTAAATGTATACTTAAAGGCATTATCTGATTTTCAAATACCTTATTATATTGACGGCGGAAATGGTTTTTATGAAAGAGAAGAGATTGTTTTAATAAAAACATTTTTAGAATATTTAATACTTAGAGATCATGCAAAATTGCCTTCACTGCTTAGAAGCGAATTATTTGATATAGATATAAACAATTTATCAGACTTTTTATTCAGCTTATTTATAAACGGGCTTGATATTAATGACTATTTTCCAAAAAATATAAATAATGAAGATAATTATAAAAAAATATCAGAAATAGCCTCTTCAAAAAGTTATTATGCTCAATTAAAGGAGGCAAAAGAGCTTTTAAACTCAATAGAGAGCAAAGTATCTATGATGAACGCATCTGATATAATAGAGACTATATGTATTGATACAAACTTTTATAATTATTTAATGACTATGGAAGATGCTGAGCTTTCATATGCCAATATAGAAAAATTAAAAAAGATAGCCGATGAGTTTGAGAATCAGACCGGTAATAATGTTTATGATTTTGTATTAAATTTGCAGAATGCCGGAGGAAATGAAGCCTATTCTTCAATACCTAAATTATCAGTAGATGCTGTAAAGATTATGACTATACATAAATCTAAGGGTTTGGAATTTGAAAATGTATTTTTAGCTGGAATGGGTCATTATATGTCTCCTAAATATAAAGATTTTGATTTTATAGAGGATTATCCTTTTATAAGACTTCCAGTATATGAAAAAAATAAATATTATACATTAGATTTTTCATTCTTTGATAAAAGCTATAATGCTGAAAGTGAAGAGGCTGAAAAAAAAAGACTTCTTTATGTAGCTTTGACACGTGCTTCTAACAATTTAATACTTTCAGGGGAGCATTCAAGAGGAAATAGCTACATGTCTTATATCAATAATTATATTTCTTATGATGCTAAAAAACATCACACTGATATAAAAAGTGAAGAAAATGATGATTTTGTAATAGAAAATAGTTTGACTAATAAATTTATTAATTCATATTTATACGGAATTGCCTTTGAGCCTAAAGATATAGTTAATAATACAGAAGCGGATATAGAAGATATGGTAAAAAAAATGGAAAGTATCAAAGAAAATAAAAATGAACTAAAAGCTAAAACTATATCAAATATTATGCCTTCTTTGAGAAATAAGTATGATAATCATTATAGTGATTTTGATATATCAAGTCTTCTTGACAGGAAAATATTAGAGCTTGAAAATTATATAAATAATGATGAAGAAGATTATGATGATGAAAATGTATTATTTATATCATTTAAAGATTTGGGTATTATAATACATAAAATGCTTGAACATTTTGATTATAATAAATATCTTAAAGAAAAAGATTTATATTTAGAAAAAGTTAAAACATTTGTGTTAAAAAGCAATATTCAGTACAATCAAAAGCAGTTATCTGATAGTTTAGATACAGCATTTAAAAAGTTATTTGAAAATGAACATATAAATAATATATTAAAAGGCGATGAAGAGATAGTATCAAGAGAGCATACATTTCAGGACTATGACGGAGAATATAGAACTACTGGAAAGATTGATATTATAACAAAGAATAAAAATGGAGAGTATTTTATTTTGGATTATAAAGTATCTAAGTTTAGCGAAGAGAGTATAAATTTTTATAAGCCTCAATTAGAAAGCTATAAATATATGTTTCAAAAGTCTTTTAATATAGATGAAAGCAAAATAAATACTGGTATTATATTCTTAAAATAG
- a CDS encoding tetratricopeptide repeat protein — translation MKKSVKYFLLLIICFVLMISCNTQVFQNRFKLNKAYSLYEKGKNADDDKALLDITSTYNDIINQKIYAQDRLAAVYRTLAERSLVKQQYGYSAKYFSEALKILPNSPYLRYGLGISYANLAESADTEEKKTNFLQRAENNINFAISKDPNNANYYAALASLKGLQQNDYEAAFESIKKAVEMNPNNVDYLFILARIQYSRGNYNEAIAAYRKISNIAAENNIKQTALNNINQIIGQQN, via the coding sequence ATGAAAAAAAGTGTAAAATATTTTTTATTATTAATAATTTGTTTTGTATTAATGATATCATGTAATACTCAGGTTTTTCAAAACAGGTTTAAATTAAATAAAGCATATTCTCTGTATGAAAAAGGAAAAAATGCAGATGATGATAAAGCCCTGCTTGATATAACTTCTACATATAATGATATTATTAATCAAAAAATATACGCTCAGGATAGGCTTGCTGCAGTATACCGAACATTAGCAGAGAGAAGTTTGGTAAAACAGCAGTACGGCTATTCGGCAAAATATTTTTCTGAAGCATTAAAAATACTTCCTAACAGTCCTTATTTAAGATACGGTCTTGGTATATCTTATGCTAATTTGGCAGAGAGTGCAGATACTGAAGAGAAGAAAACAAATTTTTTACAGAGAGCTGAAAATAATATTAATTTTGCCATTAGTAAAGATCCTAATAATGCTAACTATTATGCAGCTTTAGCATCTTTGAAAGGCTTGCAGCAAAATGATTATGAAGCAGCATTTGAAAGTATAAAAAAAGCAGTGGAGATGAATCCCAATAATGTAGACTATTTATTTATATTGGCTAGAATACAGTACAGCAGGGGGAATTATAATGAGGCGATAGCTGCATATAGGAAAATATCAAATATTGCAGCGGAAAATAATATAAAACAAACTGCATTAAATAACATTAATCAAATAATAGGACAGCAAAATTGA